CCGCATCCGCCATGCCGGGCCGCCGCGTCGACAGCGACGCGGCGTGCGCGGCCGGCCCAACCCGACTCGAGCTCCCATGTCCATCCACGTCGCGCTGCATCACACCACCCGCTATCGCTACGACCGGCTCGTCAACCTCGGCCCGCAGGTCGTGCGGCTGCGGCCCGCGCCGCATTGCCGGACGCCGATCCTCGCGTATTCGATGACGGTCGAGCCCGCGCAGCACTTCATCAACTGGCAGCAGGACCCGTTCTCGAACTATCTCGCGCGGCTCGTGTTTCCGGAGCGCACCGAGCACTTCGAGATCACGATCGATCTCGTCGCCGAGATGTCGGTGTACAACCCGTTCGACTTCTTCCTCGAAGCGAGCGCGGAGCAATACCCGTTCAGCTATGACGACGCGCTGAAGACCGAGCTCGCGCCGTATCTCGCATGCGACCCGCAGACGAGCGCCGCGCCGCTGTTTCGCGCGTATCTCGACGGCGTGGACCGCACGCCGGCGGGCACCACGAACTTCCTCGTCGCGTTGAACCAGCAGCTCCAGCGCGACATCGGCTATCTCGTGCGGATGGAGCCCGGCGTGCAGACGCCCGCGCAGACGCTCGAGCTTGCGTCCGGCTCGTGCCGCGACAGCGCGTGGCTGCTGGTGCAGCTGTGCCGCCATCTCGGCATCGCTGCGCGCTTCGTGTCGGGTTACCTGATCCAGCTCACGCCCGACGTCAAATCGCTCGACGGCCCGAGCGGCACGTCGGTCGATTTCACCGACCTGCACGCGTGGTGCGAGGTCTACCTGCCGGGCGCCGGCTGGATCGGCTTCGACCCGACGTCCGGCCTGCTCGCCGGCGAAGGGCATATTCCGCTTGCGTGCACGCCGCAGCCGACCAGCGCCGCGCCGGTCGAGGGGCTGATCGACGAGTGCGAGGTGTCGTTCGAGCACGAGATGAGCGTGACGCGCGTGTACGAATCGCCGCGCGTGACGAAGCCATATACGGAATCGCAGTGGGACGCCGTGCTGGCGCTCGGCACGCAGGTCGACGGCGCGCTGGCCGCCGGCGACGTGCGGCTCACGCAGGGCGGCGAGCCGACCTTCGTGTCGATCGACGATCGCGACGGCGCCGAGTGGAACACCGATGCGCTCGGCCCGACCAAGCGCGGCTATGCGACCGAACTCGTGCAGCGGCTGCGCGCCGAATACGGCGAAGGCGGCTTCCTGCATTTCGGGCAGGGCAAGTGGTACCCGGGCGAGCAACTGCCGCGTTGGGCGCTGTCGATCTTCTGGCGCGCGGACGGCCAGCCGGTGTGGCGTGATCCGTCGCTGTTCGCCGACGAGCGCGAGCCGTCCGCGTACACGACCGGCGACGCGAAGCGCTTCATCGATGCGCTCGCCGCGCGGCTGAACCTGACCGGCGAATTCATCCAGCCCGGCTACGAGGATGTCTGGTACTACCTGTGGCGCGAGCGCCGGCTGCCCGTCAACGTCGATCCGTTCGACGCGCGCCTCGACGACGAGCTCGAACGCGCGCGGCTGCGCAAGGTGTTCGAGCAGCAGCTCGACAGCGTGGTCGGCTACGTGCTGCCGGTCAAGCGCACGGACGACACGCCCGGCCTCGACGGGCCGCGCTGGCAGACGGGCCCGTGGTTCTTCCGCGACGAGCGGATGTACCTCGTGCCCGGCGATTCGCCGATGGGCTATCGGCTGCCGCTCGATTCGCTGCCGTGGGCGGCCCGCGCCGACCATCCGTATCTCGTCGAGCGCGATCCGTTCGCGCCGCGCGACGCGTTGCCGGACGCCGCCGCCATGCGCGCCCGCTACGCGGGCCCGGCCGACGCGCCGCGCTATCTGGCCGGCGTGCATCGCGAAGCATCCGCGCAGACGGTGATGCAGTGGCGCGACGATGGCACCGCCACGCGCGGCCGACCGGGCGCCGCGGACCCGCATCGCCGCCCCGAGCGCTTCGAATCGGCCGCGTGGATCACGCGCACCGCGCTGTGCGTCGAAGTGCGCAACGGCATCCTGTACCTGTTCATGCCGCCGCTTGCCGCGCTCGAGGATTATCTGGAACTGCTCGGCGCGATCGAGCTGACCGCGCAGGCGCTCGGCGTGAAGCTCGTGCTCGAAGGCTATCCGCCGCCGCGCGACGCACGGCTGAAGCTGCTGCAGGTGACGCCCGATCCTGGCGTGATCGAGGTGAACATCCATCCGGCCGCGAGCTTCGACGAACTCGTCGACCATACCGAATTCCTGTACGACGCCGCGTGGCAGTCGCGGCTGTGCAGCGAGAAGTTCATGGTCGACGGACGGCACGTGGGCACGGGCGGCGGCAACCACTTCGTGCTCGGCGGCGCGACACCGGCCGACAGCCCGTTCCTGCGCCGCCCCGATCTGCTCGCGAGCCTGATCGCGTACTGGCACAACCATCCGTCGCTGTCGTACCTGTTCTCGGGGCTGTTCATCGGGCCGACGAGCCAGGCGCCGCGTGTCGACGAGGCCCGCAACGACCAGCTCTACGAGCTCGACATCGCGTTCGCGGAGATCCAGCGCAACAAGCTGCTGTTCGGGCAGGACATGCCGCCGTGGCTCGTCGACCGCGTGCTGCGCAACCTGCTGATCGACGTGACGGGCAATACGCACCGCAGCGAGTTCTGCATCGACAAGCTGTATTCGCCCGATTCGTCCACCGGCCGGCTCGGCCTGCTCGAACTGCGCGCGTTCGAGATGCCGCCGCATGCGCGGATGAGCATCGTGCAGCAACTGCTGCTGCGCGCGCTGGTCGCGCGCTTCTGGGCCGCGCCGTACACGACGCCGCTCACGCGCTGGGGCACCGCGCTGCACGACCGGTTCATGCTGCCGGAATTTCTTCAGATGGATTTCGACGACGTGCTGGCCGAGCTGCGCGACGCCGGTTTCGCGTTCGATCCGGCGTGGTTCGCGCCGCACTTCGAATTCCGTTTCCCGCTGTTCGGGCAGATCGCGGTGAACGGGATGGAACTGTCGCTGCGCGGCGCGCTGGAACCGTGGCACGTGATGGGCGAGGAGGGCGCGGCCGGCGGCACGGTACGCTACGTCGATTCGTCGGTCGAACGGCTCGAAGTGCGCGTGACGGGGCTGAACGACAACCGGCACGTCGTGACCGTCAACGGCCGCGCGCTGCCGCTGCAACCGACCGGCACCGTCGGCGAATACGTCGCGGGCGTGCGCTACAAGGCGTGGTCGCCGCCGTCGGCGCTGCATCCGACCATCGGCGTGCACGCGCCGCTCACGTTCGACATCGTCGATACGTGGCTGCAGCGCTCGCTCGGCGGCTGCAGGTATCACGTCGCGCATCCGGGCGGGCGCAACTACGCGACGTTCCCGGTCAATGCGTACGAGGCCGAGAGCCGCCGGCTCGCGCGCTTCGTCGAGATCGGGCACACGCCGGGCCGGATGGACGTCGCGGCTGCCTCACCGAGCCGCGAATTCCCGTTCACGCTCGACTTGCGGCGGCCGTGAACGATCGATGACGGGGCGGACGACGATGCGCGGTTCGCGACCTCCGGGCCCACCGGCCGGTCGCGGCGCCGCCGGAATGCTAGGATGCGGGCAGATTGCGGCTCCGCACCGCGGCTTGCCGCCCGAATGGCGGCGTGCATGCGCGGCCGCACCCTGACGACGGAACGATATCGTGCCGCCCATTGACCTCGACCATCCCGCCGCCTTCGACGCGATGCCCACGCTTTTCGATACCGGCGCGCAGCCGGACGCCGCCGAACTGGCCGCCGCGCTCGCGGCGCCGGCCGCTGCCGGCCGCTACGACGAACTGCGCGGCAGCGCGGCCGGCCTGAACGCGCCCGCGCTTGCGCCCGCGTGGCGCAGCTTCTTCACGTCGATCGGCAGCGACGGCGTGGCCGACCTCGATCGCCGCGCCGACGCGCTGCACCGGCGCATGCGCGAGAACGGCCTGTTCTACCAGTTGCACGAGCAGCGCGCCGGCGACGGCGCGGTCGGCCCGTGGTCGCTCGACCTGCTGCCGCTGATCGTCACGCCCGACGACTGGGTCGCGATCGAGCGCGGCGTGCTGCAGCGCGTGCGGCTGCTCAATGCGACGCTGGCCGACCTGTACGGGCCGCAGACGATCCTGGAGCGCGGGCTGCTGCCGCCCGCGCTCGTCACTGGCCACCCCGGCTACCTGCGTGCGATGCGCGGCGCACACGTGCCGGGCGATACGTGGCTGCACGTCGTCGCGTTCGATCTCGCGCGCGGCCCGGACGGCCAGTGGCGGATCGTCGCGCAACACACGCAGGGCGCGGCCGGGCTCGGCTACCTGCTCGAGAACCGGCTGATCGTGTCGCGGCTCTTTCCGCGCGGCTTCCGCGGACTGCGCGTGCAGCGTCTCGCCTCCGCGTACCGCGCGCTGCTGCAAAGCATGCAGTCGCTGAGCCCCGCCGCGAAGAATTCGCGGATCGTGCTGCTGACGCCGGGGCCGCACAGCGCGACCTATTTCGAGCATGCGTATCTCGCACGCTATCTCGGCCTCACGCTCGTCGAAGGCGGCGACCTGACCGCGCGCGACAACCGCGTATTCCTGAAGACGCTGAGCGGGCTCGAACCGGTGCATGGCATCCTGCGGCGCGTCGACGACGCGTGGCTCGATCCGCTCGAACTGCGGCCCGATTCGATGCTCGGCGTACCGGGGCTGTTGCAGGCCGTGCGCGCGGGTAACGTGCTGCTCGCGAATGCGCCGGGCTCGGGCTTCCTCGAATCGCCGGCGATGCTCGGCTTCATGCCGCGTCTCGCGGAAGGCCTGCTCGGCGAAACGCTGACGTTGCCGGCCGTGCATTCGTGGTGGTGCGGCGAGGCGGCCGCGTGCGACGACGCGCTGCCGCGGCTCGCGCGCAGCATCGTCAAGGCATCCTATCCGCCCGACGTGCAGGAGAACGGCGCATTCGAACCGGTGATCGGCGCACGGCTCACGCAGGCGCAACTGGCGGAATGGCGCGCGCGGATTCTCGCGCGGCCCGAACATTACACGGTGCAGGCGGATCTGCCGCTGTCGCAGGCGCCGACCTGGCCGCGGCCCGATGCGCCCGACGGCAACGACAGCGCGCGGATCGTGCCGAAGCCGCTGCTGCTGCGCGTGTTCGCGCTCGCCGACGGCGCGCAGCGCTGGCGGCTGTTGCCGGGCGGGCTGTCGCGGGTCGGCACGCGCGACACGCTGTTCAATGCGCCGATGCCGCATGGCGGCAGTACCGTCGATACGTGGGTGATGACCGAGGGCATCGTCGATTCGACGACGCTGCTGCAGACGCACCTCGGCCCCGACGATCTCGTCGAGCGGCCGCGCGCGATCGCGAGCCGCGCGGCCGAGAACCTGTTCTGGCTCGGCCGCTACACCGAGCGCGCGACCAACCTGATGCGCCTGGCGCGTGCCGCGCTCGAACGGCTGCGCGGCGAGGACGACGTCGACAGCCCCGCGCATCTGGAGCTGATCGACACGCTGTGCCGCGACACCGGGCTGATCGCGGCCGACGCGCCGAACGCCGTCGATGCGCCGCGCGCGTTCCAGCATGAGCTGGCGACGTCGCTGACGCGCGGTGCCGACCGCACGTCGGGGATCGCGTCGTGCCTGTTCGGCATGCGCGGCGCGGCGGCCGCGATCCGCGAGCGGCTGTCGAGCGATCAGTGGCGGCTGATCGACGACGCGACGCAACTGTTCGCGGACAGCGCAGGGCAGCCGGAGGCGGAGGAGCAGATCGGCAACGAGGCTCTGCAGCTGCTGGAACGTCTCGGCCTGCTGCTCGGCGCGATCACCGGCGCGCAGACCGACAACATGACGCGCGACGACGGCTGGCGCCTGCTGTCGATCGGCCGGCAGATCGACCGGCTCGACTTCCTGTGCAGCGTGCTGAAGTTCGCGTTCGACGAAGGCGCCGTGCATCGGCAGGACGGCTTCGAACTCGTGCTGGAACTGTTCGACAGCACGATCACGTTCCGCTCGCGCTTCCAGCGCGGCTTCGACGTCGCGCCGCTGCTGTCGCTCGTCGTGCTCGATACCGACAACCCGCGTTCGCTCGGCTGGGTCGTGCAGGCGCTGCGCGGCCGGCTGACCAAAGTGGAGCGCAGCGAAGGCTATGCGCTGTCCGAACTGGCCGAGACGGTGCCGGACATCCCCGCGTGGTCGCTGCACGAGCTGTGCGAGACCACCGAAGGCGGTCGGCACGACAAGCTGCTGGCCGCGCTCGACACGACGGTGAAGGCGGTCTGGGAGCTGTCGAACCGGATCGGCGAGCGCTATTTCAGCCACGTGCGCGAGGCGGGCAGGACGCTATGGTGACGACGAAAGGCGCGCCGAAAACGCCGGCCGGTGCCGGAAGCGCACGGCAGGCGCCGGCCTCGGCTCCCGTTCCGGCTCCAGCCCAGGCCCAGAGCCAAGGCCAGGCCGCAACGAACGCACCGGCCGCCGTCGCACCGGGCCGGTTGCTGCGCGTCACGCACGACACCGAATACCGTTACGCGGCACGCGTCGAATCGGCGCAGCACCAGGCACGCCTGCAACCGCTCGCGACGCCGCGCCAGCAGGTGCTGTCGTTCTCGCTCGACATCGAGCCCGCACCGGAATCGGTCTGCACCGAACTCGACGCGTTCGGCAATGCACGTGCGTCGTTCGCGCTGAACCTGCCGCACGACACGCTGCTGGTACGCAGCCGCAGCACCGTGCGCGTGACGCCGCCCGCGTGGTCGCTCGGTGCCCGCGGCGAGCCGCCGCCCGCGATCGCGAACCCGGACGCCGCGCAGGCCACCGCGTGGGAGGCCGTGCGCGACCGCTTGCGGTTCCGCGCGGGGCAGCCTTACGACCCGGCGAGCGAATTCTTGTTCGCATCGCCGCACGTGGCGTGCGACCCCGAACTCGCTGCGTACGCGGCCGCGAGCTTCACGCCGCAACGGCCGCTGGTGCAGGCGGCGTGGGATTTGATGCGGCGCGTGCATGCCGATTTCGCGTACACGCCGAACAGCACCGACATCACGACGTCGGCGCTCGACGCACTGCGGCTGCGCAAGGGCGTCTGCCAGGATTTCGCGCACGTGATGATCGGTGCGCTGCGCTCGCTCGGGCTGGCCGCGCGCTACGTCAGCGGCTACCTGCTGACGCAGCCGCCACCCGGCCAGCCGCGGTTGATCGGCGCCGATGCGTCGCATGCGTGGGTCGAGGTGTACGACCCGGCGTGGCCCGAGGATGGCGGCTGGCTGCAACTCGATCCGACCAACGATCGTGCGCCGGGCGACGACTACGTGATGCTGTCGATCGGGCGCGACTACGCGGACGTGACGCCGCTGCGCGGCGTGATCCGCGGCGGCGGCGCGGATCAGGAGCTGAAGGTCGGCGTGACGGTCGAGCCGCTCGATGCGGCTTGAGGGCGCCGCGGGTCGCGCTTACACGCTTTAAGTCTTCGTTAATTCTGCACGCCTAGCATGGTGATGCCGGCGAACGATTCGGACCCCGGTCCGACGCGCCGGCGGCACGCGCGGGTGCGTCGACGTCACGGCGCCGCGCCGTCGCGCGTCGCCATTTCCATGCAACGGCGGCAGACCATGATCAAGCACTTCGACTACACGCTCGGCAACGAGACGATCGCGCTTTGTGCGAGCTTCGGCGCGGGCCCGGCATTCCGCCGCGTGCTCGTGAGCCGCGCGGATTCGATGGAGACGCTCGTGGTGCTCGACGCGCGCGGGCTGTCAGGCTTGCTGAAGGTCGCGACCGAGGAACCGGAAGGGCTGCTCGACGACGCGATCCGCAAGGTCGGCGACGAACAGCTCGTCGAGCAGGCAATCAGCGGCCGGACGATCGTCGAAGCCGCTTTGTGATCGCGCGGCGCGTGAGCGTGCCGGCAGGCACGGCTGCACATGCCGCGTTGTTCCGTTGCTCAGGCGGCGAACCGGTCCGTCGCCGCGATCAGCGCTTCGAGAATTCCCGGTTCGTTGTACGCGTGTCCGGCACCGGGCACGATTTCGAACGTCGCCTCCGGCCACGCCTTCGATAGCTCCCACGCCGTGCGTGCAGGTGTCGCGATGTCGTAGCGGCCCTGCACGATCACGCCCGGAATGCCGGCGAGCCGATGCGCGTCGCGCAGCAACTGGCCTTCCTCGACGAAGCCCTTGTTCACGAAGTAATGGTTTTCGATCCGCGCGAACGCGAGTGCGTAATGGCCGTCCGCGAAGTGCGCGGCGAGCGCGGGGTCGGGCAGCAGCGTGATCGTGCGGCCTTCCCAGATGCTCCACGCGCGCGCGGCTTCGAGCTTCGCGGCTTCGTCGTCGCCGGTCAGCCGACGATGGTAGGCGGCCATCAGGTCGCCGCGCTCGGCTTCCGGAATCGGTGCAAGGAAGTCTTCCCAGTGATCGGGGAACAGCCACGACGCGCCTTCCTGGTAGTACCACAGCAATTCCGCGCGACGCATCGTGAAGATGCCGCGCACGATCAGCGCGCTCACGCGTTCGGGGTGCGTCTCGGCGTACGCGATCGCCAGCGCGCTGCCCCACGAGCCGCCGAACACCAGCCATTGCTCGGCGCCGACCATCTCGCGCAGGCGTTCGATATCGGCGACCAGATCCCATGTCGTGTTGTTCTCGAGGCTCGCGTGCGGCATCGAGCGCCCGCAGCCGCGCTGGTCGAACAGCAGGATGTCGTAGCGCTCGGGATCGAACAGGCGGCGATGGTCGGGGCCGCAGCCGGCGCCGGGGCCGCCGTGCAGGAACACGGCGGGCTTGCCGGCCGGGTTGCCGCAGCGCTCCCAGTAGATGCGGTGGCCGTCGCCGGTGTCGAGGTGGCCGTGGGCGTAAGGTTCGATCGGTGGGTACACAGGCAGGCTCCGGGTGAGGGGCGAGAGGGGGCGGACGACGCGCGGGCCGGTGTGCGGGCGGCAAGGTACTGCGAAGCGTGCTGCGCCGCAAAATTCGTTGCGTGGGCATCGGACCGGCCGCCGCCGGACAAGGCTTGTCATTATGCCCATTCACCGCGCCGGACGTCGGCACGTTGTGGCAGGGCGTTCGTCGCTGGCGGTATGTGCTCCGCGGATTTTTGAAGCAATTTCATTCCGATATTTTTCATACAAAATCCCGGCGGCAGGTCGATCGGGCCGCCCGCCAACCCCTGTTTCTCCACCGTGCCAACGGAAACCAGCCGATGAACCATCGCGTCACGCAGTTGACCGGGTTGCGCGCCGTCGCGGTCGCGATGGTCGTTGCCGGTCATGCCGAGCATGTGCTGCCCGGCGGCTATACGGGCTGGTATGCGCCGTTGCGGCTGATCGCCGACGGCCGGCTCGGCGTGCTGATCTTCTTCGTGCTGAGCGGTTTCCTGATCACCAACGTGCTGCGCGCCGAGTTCGCGCGCACGGGCGGTATCGCGTTGACGTCGTTCTACGTGCGCCGCGCACTGCGGATCTGGCCGGCTTGCTACGTGTATCTCGCGGCCGTCGCGATCATGGCGTTCGCCGGCGGGTTCGACGTCGATCGCCGGCAGTGGCTCTATGCGGCGCTGCATCTCTGGAATTACTCGGCATGGTTCGGGCTGACTGGCGACAACGCGCTGCATCCGGACGGCGCGTGGTACCTCGGCCATTTCTGGTCGCTCGCGCTCGAGGAGCAGTTCTACTGGTTCTGGCCGCTGCTGTTCGTGTTCGGCATCCGGCGCGCCGGCACGCGCTGGCTGGCCGCGTTGATCCTGACCGTGCCGCTGGTGCGCGCCATCACGTATTTCGTTGCGCCGACGCTGCGCGGCCAGCTCGGGATGATGCTGCACACGGGTGTCGATCCGATCCTGATCGGCTGCTATGCGTCGCTCAACCGCGAACGGCTCGAAGCGTGGATCGGTTCGTGGCGCGGCGAGGCGCGCATCGTGACGGCGCTCGTCTTCGTCGTGCTGCTCGGCATGCCGCTCGCCGAACACCGGCTCGGCGGCTTCTGGAATGCGACGTACGGCGTGACGCTTGAAGCCGCGCTGATCGCGATCGTGATCGTCGTGCTGAATTTTCGCGGCGAGTTCTGGTGCGCGCGCTGGCTGCGCGCCGGGCCGGTGGTGTTCGTCGGCACGATTTCGTTCAGTCTCTATCTGTGGCAGCAGCCTTTTGCGAACCCGGGCCTGCCCGTGCCGCATGGGTTTCCGCTCGGCATCGTGTGGGCGCTGATGGCCGCGACCGCCAGCTATTTCGTCGTCGAGAAACCGTTCCTGCGGCTGAAGGATCGCTATACGGCGCGCGAGGCGCGACGCGTGCGGGACGACGCGTTGCGGATGCCGGCGCCGACCGAGGCGATCGGGCCGAAGGTGGTGGAGTAGGCGGGCGGGGCGGCGTCGCGCCCGCGGCATTACTTGAAGCGTTGCATCGCGGCCTGCGAATACCAGAAGTTCCGGAACATGTCGATTCCATAGGACTTGCCGTCGTAGTGGACGATCGTGCGCGCCGTGCGCTTGCCCGTATCCGAGTAATCGCCGTTCTTGCGCTGCGTCTTCGTGATGTGCGCGGTGATCGACAGGTCGGCGAAGCCGTGGCTCGACGTTTTCTCGACGGCGATCGTCATGCGGGCCTCTTCGCTGCGCGCATCGCCTGTACCTGGGCCGCAGGCGTCGCCTTCGACGCTGACCCAGCCGTACAGATTCGTGCCGAACACCGAGCGGATACGGCCGCCTTCACGCACCCACAGTGTCAACTCTTCACTGGTGCTGGCATCCGGGCAACTCGGCCCGCGCGCGCTGCTCGTAAACACAACGCCGAACGCGCGCACGTCGGGCGACAGACGGTAGGGCGCCGTGTCGATGCGATAGCTGTTCTCGCCGATCTCCGTCGCCGCATCTTCTTCGACCACCGACCGATCGGCCGCCACGACCTTGCCGCCTTCGACGAGCGCGACGACCTGCAGCTTTTTGCTTTCGTCCGGGTTCTTGCTCATCGGCAACGAATCGAACGCGACGGCCGCGATCGTTGTGTCAGGGGCGTTCGGCATGGCCTTGCACGCCGACGCGACGACGAGCCGGTCCGCGTCGCGCGTGGCGATGCGTGCGCTCGCGATGCCGGCCCAGCGGGCGACGGCCGTGACGGTTTCGTCGTCGCAAGGAGGATTGTCGGCGGCGTGAACAGTAGGAGCGGCGGCCAGCGCGAGCAGTGGGACGAGGCGAAGGCGTGCGGCCATGGGCATCATTGAAACAGTGTCGCGGGTTTCAAGGGAGGGCGCTCGCCGGCCTGAAGCCCGCTTTCCGAGCCGCGACGATCGCTCGTCGCTT
This is a stretch of genomic DNA from Burkholderia cenocepacia. It encodes these proteins:
- a CDS encoding DUF2126 domain-containing protein gives rise to the protein MSIHVALHHTTRYRYDRLVNLGPQVVRLRPAPHCRTPILAYSMTVEPAQHFINWQQDPFSNYLARLVFPERTEHFEITIDLVAEMSVYNPFDFFLEASAEQYPFSYDDALKTELAPYLACDPQTSAAPLFRAYLDGVDRTPAGTTNFLVALNQQLQRDIGYLVRMEPGVQTPAQTLELASGSCRDSAWLLVQLCRHLGIAARFVSGYLIQLTPDVKSLDGPSGTSVDFTDLHAWCEVYLPGAGWIGFDPTSGLLAGEGHIPLACTPQPTSAAPVEGLIDECEVSFEHEMSVTRVYESPRVTKPYTESQWDAVLALGTQVDGALAAGDVRLTQGGEPTFVSIDDRDGAEWNTDALGPTKRGYATELVQRLRAEYGEGGFLHFGQGKWYPGEQLPRWALSIFWRADGQPVWRDPSLFADEREPSAYTTGDAKRFIDALAARLNLTGEFIQPGYEDVWYYLWRERRLPVNVDPFDARLDDELERARLRKVFEQQLDSVVGYVLPVKRTDDTPGLDGPRWQTGPWFFRDERMYLVPGDSPMGYRLPLDSLPWAARADHPYLVERDPFAPRDALPDAAAMRARYAGPADAPRYLAGVHREASAQTVMQWRDDGTATRGRPGAADPHRRPERFESAAWITRTALCVEVRNGILYLFMPPLAALEDYLELLGAIELTAQALGVKLVLEGYPPPRDARLKLLQVTPDPGVIEVNIHPAASFDELVDHTEFLYDAAWQSRLCSEKFMVDGRHVGTGGGNHFVLGGATPADSPFLRRPDLLASLIAYWHNHPSLSYLFSGLFIGPTSQAPRVDEARNDQLYELDIAFAEIQRNKLLFGQDMPPWLVDRVLRNLLIDVTGNTHRSEFCIDKLYSPDSSTGRLGLLELRAFEMPPHARMSIVQQLLLRALVARFWAAPYTTPLTRWGTALHDRFMLPEFLQMDFDDVLAELRDAGFAFDPAWFAPHFEFRFPLFGQIAVNGMELSLRGALEPWHVMGEEGAAGGTVRYVDSSVERLEVRVTGLNDNRHVVTVNGRALPLQPTGTVGEYVAGVRYKAWSPPSALHPTIGVHAPLTFDIVDTWLQRSLGGCRYHVAHPGGRNYATFPVNAYEAESRRLARFVEIGHTPGRMDVAAASPSREFPFTLDLRRP
- a CDS encoding circularly permuted type 2 ATP-grasp protein, with the translated sequence MPTLFDTGAQPDAAELAAALAAPAAAGRYDELRGSAAGLNAPALAPAWRSFFTSIGSDGVADLDRRADALHRRMRENGLFYQLHEQRAGDGAVGPWSLDLLPLIVTPDDWVAIERGVLQRVRLLNATLADLYGPQTILERGLLPPALVTGHPGYLRAMRGAHVPGDTWLHVVAFDLARGPDGQWRIVAQHTQGAAGLGYLLENRLIVSRLFPRGFRGLRVQRLASAYRALLQSMQSLSPAAKNSRIVLLTPGPHSATYFEHAYLARYLGLTLVEGGDLTARDNRVFLKTLSGLEPVHGILRRVDDAWLDPLELRPDSMLGVPGLLQAVRAGNVLLANAPGSGFLESPAMLGFMPRLAEGLLGETLTLPAVHSWWCGEAAACDDALPRLARSIVKASYPPDVQENGAFEPVIGARLTQAQLAEWRARILARPEHYTVQADLPLSQAPTWPRPDAPDGNDSARIVPKPLLLRVFALADGAQRWRLLPGGLSRVGTRDTLFNAPMPHGGSTVDTWVMTEGIVDSTTLLQTHLGPDDLVERPRAIASRAAENLFWLGRYTERATNLMRLARAALERLRGEDDVDSPAHLELIDTLCRDTGLIAADAPNAVDAPRAFQHELATSLTRGADRTSGIASCLFGMRGAAAAIRERLSSDQWRLIDDATQLFADSAGQPEAEEQIGNEALQLLERLGLLLGAITGAQTDNMTRDDGWRLLSIGRQIDRLDFLCSVLKFAFDEGAVHRQDGFELVLELFDSTITFRSRFQRGFDVAPLLSLVVLDTDNPRSLGWVVQALRGRLTKVERSEGYALSELAETVPDIPAWSLHELCETTEGGRHDKLLAALDTTVKAVWELSNRIGERYFSHVREAGRTLW
- the pip gene encoding prolyl aminopeptidase gives rise to the protein MYPPIEPYAHGHLDTGDGHRIYWERCGNPAGKPAVFLHGGPGAGCGPDHRRLFDPERYDILLFDQRGCGRSMPHASLENNTTWDLVADIERLREMVGAEQWLVFGGSWGSALAIAYAETHPERVSALIVRGIFTMRRAELLWYYQEGASWLFPDHWEDFLAPIPEAERGDLMAAYHRRLTGDDEAAKLEAARAWSIWEGRTITLLPDPALAAHFADGHYALAFARIENHYFVNKGFVEEGQLLRDAHRLAGIPGVIVQGRYDIATPARTAWELSKAWPEATFEIVPGAGHAYNEPGILEALIAATDRFAA
- a CDS encoding transglutaminase N-terminal domain-containing protein, with protein sequence MVTTKGAPKTPAGAGSARQAPASAPVPAPAQAQSQGQAATNAPAAVAPGRLLRVTHDTEYRYAARVESAQHQARLQPLATPRQQVLSFSLDIEPAPESVCTELDAFGNARASFALNLPHDTLLVRSRSTVRVTPPAWSLGARGEPPPAIANPDAAQATAWEAVRDRLRFRAGQPYDPASEFLFASPHVACDPELAAYAAASFTPQRPLVQAAWDLMRRVHADFAYTPNSTDITTSALDALRLRKGVCQDFAHVMIGALRSLGLAARYVSGYLLTQPPPGQPRLIGADASHAWVEVYDPAWPEDGGWLQLDPTNDRAPGDDYVMLSIGRDYADVTPLRGVIRGGGADQELKVGVTVEPLDAA
- a CDS encoding acyltransferase family protein, whose amino-acid sequence is MNHRVTQLTGLRAVAVAMVVAGHAEHVLPGGYTGWYAPLRLIADGRLGVLIFFVLSGFLITNVLRAEFARTGGIALTSFYVRRALRIWPACYVYLAAVAIMAFAGGFDVDRRQWLYAALHLWNYSAWFGLTGDNALHPDGAWYLGHFWSLALEEQFYWFWPLLFVFGIRRAGTRWLAALILTVPLVRAITYFVAPTLRGQLGMMLHTGVDPILIGCYASLNRERLEAWIGSWRGEARIVTALVFVVLLGMPLAEHRLGGFWNATYGVTLEAALIAIVIVVLNFRGEFWCARWLRAGPVVFVGTISFSLYLWQQPFANPGLPVPHGFPLGIVWALMAATASYFVVEKPFLRLKDRYTAREARRVRDDALRMPAPTEAIGPKVVE